Proteins co-encoded in one Zymomonas mobilis subsp. mobilis ATCC 10988 genomic window:
- the thiD gene encoding bifunctional hydroxymethylpyrimidine kinase/phosphomethylpyrimidine kinase — translation MQPKIPEISVDQPARILTIAGSDSGGGAGIQADIRSITMLGGHALTAITSLTAQNTQGVSAIDVISPQMVIAQIDAVVTDIGVSAIKIGMIGSGEVAVAVADYLEKIPNIPVVLDPVMVATSGSALADEKTIQAFDRLMYRADLITPNIPELEVLTKQDCSSDASLIAAAQQLARHYDCPILAKGGHGEGEILTDRLVMPDGEVISWQDSRIPTQNTHGTGCSLSSAIATSLGQGLPLKEAITRARQYIRTALEKAPSLGKGHGPIGHTLGISAFDRWFLENN, via the coding sequence GTGCAGCCTAAAATACCGGAAATTAGCGTCGATCAACCGGCGCGTATTCTGACCATTGCCGGTTCTGATTCCGGCGGAGGGGCAGGGATTCAGGCCGATATTCGGTCAATTACTATGCTGGGTGGTCATGCCCTGACCGCGATTACCTCTTTAACCGCGCAAAATACCCAAGGTGTTTCCGCGATTGACGTTATTTCGCCCCAGATGGTCATTGCCCAGATAGACGCCGTGGTAACTGATATTGGGGTTTCTGCGATCAAAATCGGCATGATTGGAAGCGGCGAAGTTGCCGTGGCAGTTGCTGATTATCTCGAAAAAATACCTAATATTCCAGTTGTTCTTGATCCAGTAATGGTAGCGACCAGTGGATCAGCCTTGGCAGATGAAAAAACGATCCAAGCCTTTGATCGATTGATGTATCGGGCTGATTTGATTACGCCGAACATCCCTGAATTGGAAGTTTTGACAAAACAGGATTGTTCTTCTGATGCCTCGTTGATAGCGGCTGCGCAGCAATTGGCACGGCATTATGACTGCCCGATATTGGCAAAAGGCGGTCATGGTGAAGGCGAAATTTTGACCGATAGATTAGTGATGCCGGATGGCGAGGTCATATCATGGCAGGATAGCCGTATCCCGACCCAAAATACCCATGGGACAGGATGTAGCCTTTCTAGTGCTATTGCGACCTCATTGGGGCAAGGATTGCCTTTAAAAGAGGCCATTACTAGGGCGCGTCAATATATCAGAACCGCTTTGGAAAAAGCGCCGTCTTTAGGGAAAGGGCATGGGCCTATTGGTCATACTTTAGGCATAAGTGCTTTTGACCGCTGGTTTCTGGAAAATAACTGA